Proteins from one Monodelphis domestica isolate mMonDom1 chromosome 6, mMonDom1.pri, whole genome shotgun sequence genomic window:
- the PHRF1 gene encoding PHD and RING finger domain-containing protein 1 isoform X4, whose product MDEDSQDELIRRVRGQRGGGGGRRHLEVFSEEEDNGSEQGPSGASGDDPDSSSSEEEEDGEEGSDWESSEDDGDSTEGEGPEVALGATPEPPKGQPEPLAGAGVSSDEDAESCPICLNVFRGQAVGTPENCAHYFCLDCIVEWSKNANSCPVDRILFKWICIRARFGGKVLKKVPVESQKAPQAEEEGEDPTFCEVCGRSDREDRLLLCDGCDAGYHMECLNPSLSEVPVDEWFCPECVATAAPTAAPATANDVDPVSEEEMALLLVDVVPTTSRLRPNVGRTRAIARTRQSERVRATVNRNRITTAQRIQRVPRYLMSSLLDETIEAVASGLSTAVYHRPVTPRTSVRRKRKTGRRKKASGRKRASSKSSGRSKSSGARPKRRKARAKKRKGQKSQVKTKVTARSRIARTLGLGKPLRGASIPSVYKPVEPSLGFMRADIGAASLSLFGDPYELDPYDSGELPANQASPLSTKRRILSQSALRSHQPVARPISVGLSRRSVPAASGPEQDLEVAPVPDLLGSILSGQNLLMMSGSDVVINRDGSLTARKAAPISLQRSSTAKAREDGEGRTRASVQPRTLQSGPSATRLGADVSEHLGLNSHGGPTTGTFAASSSSCLGGPEKSGSPSPSAPRRAAVKLEYSMTPRSVQTQNLANRSRLGLKPNEMPQFNGDKRPVSVTSASPKVLNGHSSSPPQRPAIGQPLQPAPRRRDISELPRIPKMKREGSSDGRVNPEPTGSRGADIPNSCINRLTGREGSSQPARGGRVESKPSGRDSQEPKTHSGSSSCTGASTSGPGSHSSLAPFGPSRGKGLGSSFESFRINIPGNTAHASRLPNPGFCNTFRPVDNKVQRKENPSPLFSIKKTKQIKSEIYDPFDPTGSDSSSPGSSPERLGAGLLPSEITRTISVDSPKVSTFQTVRCVTSYTVENVFGSGSDPSDGPSSSHLEQVDKLEEEEEEEEEEDQAGSSPCASSTVRRQLSEREPGEADGRERRSTFFDMEERTVTCVTIEPASPSEEEEEEEEESRPPATTHRIVEIRSPSRSRSNSSSRSHKKAKRKKAAATKERRKTRSRSHSLSRERSSRSTSWSVEGDCAKKHRFQAKPRRSSSDRSSSRDRGRKKRDKGRGKEKRRGPWSRDRRKSRSHSGSPGGGSSSYEVGEGRKRRRRRSSSRGRGREGSRSSSPERARRHKRRRQKGLERYEKKDRSSRPRDRRGSRSRSRERRGWRSRSPSASRSREHKRARSREKRPRSRSRSRDRKQPGKGTSPPPLPPPLPEEPKAPEESVAPGQPAPDQAGPSHVDGPQAVPGTEETLPEAPAPAQGPEEIAADDLDYGDMVEAEHIFDDFSSDAVFIQLDDMSSPPSPESTDSSPERGLLLPLPVPTGSSQGNLSLRAAPAPQQEAIPEPPAPSEGPPPEAAPSQGAVDNQAEEVAGEEVGEAAESEAEVISQIPSLKSKALVKRVTWNLQEGEDSLAGPEPGPRPPLYKLPRSLEGAWKAEDLNPSLNQVYSPNMPLTPTLPPSVPPYAPVSQPTVQFIMQGSLPLMGCGPGQSLTAEPAMLAAASEPGGQALAAGDSDEKAAVAKPVGGGVASASAAATTSTGEKPTKNEEYMKKLHVQERAVEEVKLAIKPFYQKREITKEEYKDILRKAVQKICHSKSGEINPMKVANLVKAYVEKYKHMRRHRKALEPEEEPHDAEN is encoded by the exons ATGGATGAGGACAGTCAGGACGAGCTGATCCGCAGGGTCCGAGGGCAGCGCGGAGGAGGCGGGGGCCGGCGCCACCTGGAAGTGTTCAGCGAGGAGGAGG ACAACGGCAGTGAGCAGGGCCCAAGTGGAGCCTCTGGGGATGACCCTGACAGCAGCAgcagtgaggaggaggaggatggagagGAAGGCTCCG ATTGGGAGAGTTCCGAAGACGATGGTGACTCTACGGAGGGAGAAGGGCCAGAGGTGGCTTTGGGGGCCACCCCAGAACCCCCCAAAGGACAGCCAGAGCCTCTAGCCGGGGCAGGTGTCAGCTCTGACGAGGACGCTGAGAGCTGCCCCATCTGCCTCAATGTGTTCAGGGGCCAGGCAGTGGGCACCCCAGAAAACTGCGCCCACTACTTCTGCCTCGACTGTATAGTGGAGTGGTCCAAG AATGCCAACTCCTGCCCTGTGGACCGAATTCTCTTTAAATGGATTTGCATTCGGGCAAGATTCGGTGGCAAGGTCTTGAAAAAG GTCCCTGTGGAGAGTCAAAAGGCCCCTCAGgctgaggaggagggagaagaccCAACCTTCTGTGAGGTGTGTGGCCGGAGTGACCGGGAGGATCGGCTGCTGCTCTGTGATGGCTGTGACGCCGG GTACCACATGGAATGTTTGAACCCATCCCTGAGTGAGGTGCCCGTCGACGAGTGGTTTTGTCCCGAGTGTGTTGCCACAGCGGCCCCCACAGCAGCCCCTGCTACCGCCAATG ATGTGGATCCCGTGAGTGAAGAGGAAATGGCCTTGCTCCTGGTTGATGTCGTCCCCACTACCAGCCGGCTGCGCCCCAACGTGGGGCGGACTCGGGCTATTGCCAGGACTCGCCAGAGTGAGCGGGTGAGAGCTACTGTGAACCGTAACCGCATCACCACCGCCCAGAGGATTCAG CGGGTGCCCAGGTACCTCATGTCATCTCTGCTCGACGAGACCATCGAAGCCGTGGCCTCGGGTCTGAGCACTGCCGTGTATCACCGCCCCGTGACTCCTCGCACCTCAGTCCGACGGAAAAGGAAAACAG ggagaaggaagaaagcctCTGGAAGAAAGAGAGCCTCCTCCAAATCCTCGGGGAGAAGCAAGAGCTCGGGGGCCCGTCCCAAGAGGCGCAAGGCCCGAGCCAAGAAAAGGAAAGGCCAGAAGAGCCAG GTGAAAACCAAAGTCACGGCTCGTTCTCGCATCGCCAGGACGCTGGGCCTTGGGAAGCCCCTGCGCGGAGCCTCCATACCTTCTGTGTACAAGCCGGTTGAGCCTTCTCTGGGCTTCATGAGGGCGGACATCGGAGCGGCTTCCTTGTCCCTGTTTGGAGATCCCTACGAGCTCGACCCCTACGATAG TGGAGAACTCCCAGCAAACCAGGCGTCTCCTCTGAGCACCAAGAGGCGGATCCTCTCACAGTCGGCCCTCAGATCTCATCAGCCTGTGGCTAGACCCATTTCTGTGGGGCTTTCCAg GAGGAGCGTCCCCGCCGCCTCGGGCCCCGAACAAGACCTCGAGGTGGCTCCTGTCCCAGACCTCTTGGGGAGCATCCTCTCTGGGCAGAATCTCCTGATGATGAGTGGCTCTGACGTGGTCATCAACCGCGACGGGTCCCTCACGGCCCGGAAGGCAG CCCCAATTTCCCTGCAGAGAAGTTCGACTGCTAAGGCCAGGGAAGATGGAGAAGGCAGAACTAGGGCCAGCGTCCAGCCCAGGACCCTGCAGTCGGGGCCCTCGGCCACCCGCCTCGGTGCAGACGTCTCTGAGCATTTGGGCTTGAACTCGCATGGGGGGCCAACCACCGGCACGTTTGccgcttcctcctcctcctgcctcGGGGGCCCAGAGAAGTCTGGGAGCCCTTCCCCGAGTGCACCCAGAAGGGCGGCTGTGAAATTAGAATATTCAATGACCCCTCGCTCCGTCCAGACCCAGAACTTGGCAAATAGGAGCAGACTCGGGTTAAAGCCCAACGAAATGCCCCAGTTTAATGGAGACAAGCGTCCTGTGTCAGTGACGTCTGCGTCCCCTAAGGTTTTGAATGGCCACTCGAGTTCCCCACCACAGAGACCAGCTATAGGGCAGCCCCTCCAGCCAGCTCCCAGGCGCCGGGACATCTCGGAGCTGCCCAGGATACCAAAGATGAAGAGAGAAGGCAGCAGCGATGGGCGCGTGAACCCCGAACCCACTGGCAGCAGAGGCGCGGACATCCCCAACTCCTGCATCAACCGTCTGACAGGCCGGGAAGGCAGCAGCCAGCCTGCCCGAGGGGGCCGGGTCGAGAGCAAGCCCAGCGGCCGGGACTCCCAGGAACCCAAGACACACTCGGGCAGCAGCTCCTGCACCGGCGCCAGCACCAGCGGCCCCGGCTCCCACAGCAGCCTGGCTCCCTTCGGGCCATCTCGGGGCAAGGGCCTGGGCTCCTCCTTTGAAAGCTTCAGAATTAACATCCCCGGGAACACGGCACACGCCAGCAGGCTCCCCAACCCCGGCTTCTGCAACACCTTCAGGCCGGTGGACAACAAGGTCCAGCGGAAGGAGAACCCTTCACCCCTCTTCTCGATCAAGAAAACCAAGCAGATTAAAAGCGAAATCTATGACCCCTTTGATCCCACGGGGTCAGACTCGAGCTCCCCCGGCAGCAGCCCCGAGCGCCTGGGCGCGGGGCTGCTGCCCTCGGAGATCACCCGCACCATCTCTGTGGACAGCCCAAAGGTCTCGACCTTCCAGACCGTGCGCTGTGTGACCTCGTACACCGTAGAGAACGTCTTTGGGTCCGGCTCTGACCCGTCCGATGGGCCATCCTCCAGCCACCTCGAGCAGGTGGACaagctggaggaggaggaggaggaggaggaggaggaggatcagGCCGGGAGCAGTCCCTGTGCATCCAGCACTGTGCGGCGGCAGCTTTCCGAGAGGGAGCCAGGGGAGGCCGATGGGCGCGAGCGGCGAAGCACCTTCTTTGACATGGAGGAGCGGACCGTGACCTGCGTCACCATCGAGCCGGCCTCaccctctgaggaagaggaagaggaggaagaggaaagccGGCCACCAGCCACCACCCACAGAATCGTGGAGATCCGCTCCCCGTCTCGCTCACGCTCCAACTCAAGCTCGCGCAGCCACAAGAAAGCCAAGCGGAAAAAGGCTGCTGCTACCAAAGAGCGCCGGAAGACCCGGTCCCGCTCGCACTCTCTGTCCCGTGAAAGAAGCTCACGGTCTACCTCGTGGTCAGTGGAAGGAGACTGTGCCAAGAAGCACCGCTTCCAGGCCAAGCCGCGGAGGTCATCCAGTGACCGCTCCAGTAGCCGCGACCGTGGCCggaagaagagggataagggcaggggcaaggagaagaggaggggcCCGTGGTCCCGGGACCGCCGTAAGTCCCGCTCACACTCTGGGAGCCCCGGTGGCGGCAGCTCCTCCTATGAGGTTGGCGAGGGCCGCAAGAGGAGGCGGCGGCGGTCGAGCTCCCGGGGCCGTGGCCGAGAGGGCTCCCGCTCCAGCAGCCCAGAGAGAGCCCGCAGGCACAAGCGGCGCCGGCAGAAGGGCCTCGAGCGCTATGAGAAGAAGGACAGGAGCTCACGGCCCCGTGACAGAAGGGGCTCCCGCTCCCGCTCCCGTGAGAGGAGAGGGTGGAGGTCCCGCTCTCCGTCCGCTTCCAGGTCTAGGGAGCACAAGAGGGCCAGGTCCAGGGAGAAGAGGCCCCGCTCACGGTCCAGGTCTCGGGACAGGAAGCAGCCCGGCAAAGGCACATCTCCACCACCTCTGCCCCCTCCCCTGCCAGAAGAGCCCAAGGCCCCCGAGGAGAGTGTGGCCCCTGGGCAGCCAGCCCCAGACCAGGCCGGCCCTAGCCACGTGGATGGACCGCAGGCCGTCCCGGGCACCGAGGAGACGCTGCCGGAAGCCCCGGCCCCAGCCCAGGGCCCTGAAGAGATCGCAGCGGATGACCTCGACTACGGCGACATGGTGGAGGCAGAGCACATCTTTGACGACTTCTCCAGCGATGCCGTCTTCATCCAGCTGGACGACATGAGCTCCCCGCCTTCCCCAGAGAGCACAGACTCCTCCCCAGAGAGGGGTCTCCTGCTCCCCCTGCCTGTGCCCACAGGCAGCAGCCAGGGTAATCTGAGCCTCCGGGCAGCCCCCGCTCCCCAGCAGGAGGCCATTCCGGAGCCCCCCGCTCCCTCCGAGGGCCCCCCGCCGGAGGCCGCTCCCTCGCAGGGCGCCGTGGACAACCAGGCCGAGGAGGTTGCCGGCGAGGAGGTCGGCGAGGCTGCCGAGTCGGAAGCAGAAGTCATTTCCCAGATCCCCTCGCTAAAATCGAAAGCCTTGGTGAAGAGGGTGACGTGGAATCTACAGGAGGGGGAGGACAGCCTGGCAGGCCCAGAGCCCGGCCCAA GGCCGCCATTGTACAAGCTGCCGAGATCGCTGGAAGGGGCCTGGAAAGCCGAGGACCTGAACCCCAGCCTAAATCAG GTTTACAGCCCCAACATGCCTCTGACCCCGACTCTGCCCCCGAGCGTGCCTCCCTACGCCCCGGTCAGCCAGCCCACGGTCCAGTTCATCATGCAGGGCAGCCTGCCCCTCATGGGCTGCGGGCCGGGCCAGAGCCTGACCGCGGAGCCGGCCATGCTGGCGGCAGCCTCGGAGCCCGGCGGCCAGGCCCTGGCGGCGGGAGACTCGGATGAGAAGGCGGCCGTGGCCAAGCCCGTGGGGGGCGGCGTGGCCTCGGCCTCCGCGGCTGCCACCACCTCCACAGGGGAGAAGCCCACGAAGAATGAAGAG TACATGAAGAAGCTCCACGTGCAAGAGCGGGCAGTGGAGGAGGTGAAGCTGGCCATCAAGCCCTTCTACCAGAAGCGCGAGATCACCAAGGAGGAGTACAAGGACATCCTGCGCAAGGCCGTGCAGAag atctgTCACAGCAAGAGCGGAGAGATCAACCCCATGAAGGTGGCCAACCTGGTGAAGGCCTACGTGGAGAAATACAAGCACATGAGACGGCACCGCAAGGCCCTGGAGCCCGAGGAGGAGCCCCACGACGCGGAGAACTGA
- the PHRF1 gene encoding PHD and RING finger domain-containing protein 1 isoform X1, whose protein sequence is MDEDSQDELIRRVRGQRGGGGGRRHLEVFSEEEDNGSEQGPSGASGDDPDSSSSEEEEDGEEGSDWESSEDDGDSTEGEGPEVALGATPEPPKGQPEPLAGAGVSSDEDAESCPICLNVFRGQAVGTPENCAHYFCLDCIVEWSKNANSCPVDRILFKWICIRARFGGKVLKKVPVESQKAPQAEEEGEDPTFCEVCGRSDREDRLLLCDGCDAGYHMECLNPSLSEVPVDEWFCPECVATAAPTAAPATANDVDPVSEEEMALLLVDVVPTTSRLRPNVGRTRAIARTRQSERVRATVNRNRITTAQRIQRVPRYLMSSLLDETIEAVASGLSTAVYHRPVTPRTSVRRKRKTGRRKKASGRKRASSKSSGRSKSSGARPKRRKARAKKRKGQKSQVKTKVTARSRIARTLGLGKPLRGASIPSVYKPVEPSLGFMRADIGAASLSLFGDPYELDPYDSSGELPANQASPLSTKRRILSQSALRSHQPVARPISVGLSRRSVPAASGPEQDLEVAPVPDLLGSILSGQNLLMMSGSDVVINRDGSLTARKAAPISLQRSSTAKAREDGEGRTRASVQPRTLQSGPSATRLGADVSEHLGLNSHGGPTTGTFAASSSSCLGGPEKSGSPSPSAPRRAAVKLEYSMTPRSVQTQNLANRSRLGLKPNEMPQFNGDKRPVSVTSASPKVLNGHSSSPPQRPAIGQPLQPAPRRRDISELPRIPKMKREGSSDGRVNPEPTGSRGADIPNSCINRLTGREGSSQPARGGRVESKPSGRDSQEPKTHSGSSSCTGASTSGPGSHSSLAPFGPSRGKGLGSSFESFRINIPGNTAHASRLPNPGFCNTFRPVDNKVQRKENPSPLFSIKKTKQIKSEIYDPFDPTGSDSSSPGSSPERLGAGLLPSEITRTISVDSPKVSTFQTVRCVTSYTVENVFGSGSDPSDGPSSSHLEQVDKLEEEEEEEEEEDQAGSSPCASSTVRRQLSEREPGEADGRERRSTFFDMEERTVTCVTIEPASPSEEEEEEEEESRPPATTHRIVEIRSPSRSRSNSSSRSHKKAKRKKAAATKERRKTRSRSHSLSRERSSRSTSWSVEGDCAKKHRFQAKPRRSSSDRSSSRDRGRKKRDKGRGKEKRRGPWSRDRRKSRSHSGSPGGGSSSYEVGEGRKRRRRRSSSRGRGREGSRSSSPERARRHKRRRQKGLERYEKKDRSSRPRDRRGSRSRSRERRGWRSRSPSASRSREHKRARSREKRPRSRSRSRDRKQPGKGTSPPPLPPPLPEEPKAPEESVAPGQPAPDQAGPSHVDGPQAVPGTEETLPEAPAPAQGPEEIAADDLDYGDMVEAEHIFDDFSSDAVFIQLDDMSSPPSPESTDSSPERGLLLPLPVPTGSSQGNLSLRAAPAPQQEAIPEPPAPSEGPPPEAAPSQGAVDNQAEEVAGEEVGEAAESEAEVISQIPSLKSKALVKRVTWNLQEGEDSLAGPEPGPRPPLYKLPRSLEGAWKAEDLNPSLNQVQSREPPPTNYMVAEPMFPDLDCSQVYSPNMPLTPTLPPSVPPYAPVSQPTVQFIMQGSLPLMGCGPGQSLTAEPAMLAAASEPGGQALAAGDSDEKAAVAKPVGGGVASASAAATTSTGEKPTKNEEYMKKLHVQERAVEEVKLAIKPFYQKREITKEEYKDILRKAVQKICHSKSGEINPMKVANLVKAYVEKYKHMRRHRKALEPEEEPHDAEN, encoded by the exons ATGGATGAGGACAGTCAGGACGAGCTGATCCGCAGGGTCCGAGGGCAGCGCGGAGGAGGCGGGGGCCGGCGCCACCTGGAAGTGTTCAGCGAGGAGGAGG ACAACGGCAGTGAGCAGGGCCCAAGTGGAGCCTCTGGGGATGACCCTGACAGCAGCAgcagtgaggaggaggaggatggagagGAAGGCTCCG ATTGGGAGAGTTCCGAAGACGATGGTGACTCTACGGAGGGAGAAGGGCCAGAGGTGGCTTTGGGGGCCACCCCAGAACCCCCCAAAGGACAGCCAGAGCCTCTAGCCGGGGCAGGTGTCAGCTCTGACGAGGACGCTGAGAGCTGCCCCATCTGCCTCAATGTGTTCAGGGGCCAGGCAGTGGGCACCCCAGAAAACTGCGCCCACTACTTCTGCCTCGACTGTATAGTGGAGTGGTCCAAG AATGCCAACTCCTGCCCTGTGGACCGAATTCTCTTTAAATGGATTTGCATTCGGGCAAGATTCGGTGGCAAGGTCTTGAAAAAG GTCCCTGTGGAGAGTCAAAAGGCCCCTCAGgctgaggaggagggagaagaccCAACCTTCTGTGAGGTGTGTGGCCGGAGTGACCGGGAGGATCGGCTGCTGCTCTGTGATGGCTGTGACGCCGG GTACCACATGGAATGTTTGAACCCATCCCTGAGTGAGGTGCCCGTCGACGAGTGGTTTTGTCCCGAGTGTGTTGCCACAGCGGCCCCCACAGCAGCCCCTGCTACCGCCAATG ATGTGGATCCCGTGAGTGAAGAGGAAATGGCCTTGCTCCTGGTTGATGTCGTCCCCACTACCAGCCGGCTGCGCCCCAACGTGGGGCGGACTCGGGCTATTGCCAGGACTCGCCAGAGTGAGCGGGTGAGAGCTACTGTGAACCGTAACCGCATCACCACCGCCCAGAGGATTCAG CGGGTGCCCAGGTACCTCATGTCATCTCTGCTCGACGAGACCATCGAAGCCGTGGCCTCGGGTCTGAGCACTGCCGTGTATCACCGCCCCGTGACTCCTCGCACCTCAGTCCGACGGAAAAGGAAAACAG ggagaaggaagaaagcctCTGGAAGAAAGAGAGCCTCCTCCAAATCCTCGGGGAGAAGCAAGAGCTCGGGGGCCCGTCCCAAGAGGCGCAAGGCCCGAGCCAAGAAAAGGAAAGGCCAGAAGAGCCAG GTGAAAACCAAAGTCACGGCTCGTTCTCGCATCGCCAGGACGCTGGGCCTTGGGAAGCCCCTGCGCGGAGCCTCCATACCTTCTGTGTACAAGCCGGTTGAGCCTTCTCTGGGCTTCATGAGGGCGGACATCGGAGCGGCTTCCTTGTCCCTGTTTGGAGATCCCTACGAGCTCGACCCCTACGATAG TAGTGGAGAACTCCCAGCAAACCAGGCGTCTCCTCTGAGCACCAAGAGGCGGATCCTCTCACAGTCGGCCCTCAGATCTCATCAGCCTGTGGCTAGACCCATTTCTGTGGGGCTTTCCAg GAGGAGCGTCCCCGCCGCCTCGGGCCCCGAACAAGACCTCGAGGTGGCTCCTGTCCCAGACCTCTTGGGGAGCATCCTCTCTGGGCAGAATCTCCTGATGATGAGTGGCTCTGACGTGGTCATCAACCGCGACGGGTCCCTCACGGCCCGGAAGGCAG CCCCAATTTCCCTGCAGAGAAGTTCGACTGCTAAGGCCAGGGAAGATGGAGAAGGCAGAACTAGGGCCAGCGTCCAGCCCAGGACCCTGCAGTCGGGGCCCTCGGCCACCCGCCTCGGTGCAGACGTCTCTGAGCATTTGGGCTTGAACTCGCATGGGGGGCCAACCACCGGCACGTTTGccgcttcctcctcctcctgcctcGGGGGCCCAGAGAAGTCTGGGAGCCCTTCCCCGAGTGCACCCAGAAGGGCGGCTGTGAAATTAGAATATTCAATGACCCCTCGCTCCGTCCAGACCCAGAACTTGGCAAATAGGAGCAGACTCGGGTTAAAGCCCAACGAAATGCCCCAGTTTAATGGAGACAAGCGTCCTGTGTCAGTGACGTCTGCGTCCCCTAAGGTTTTGAATGGCCACTCGAGTTCCCCACCACAGAGACCAGCTATAGGGCAGCCCCTCCAGCCAGCTCCCAGGCGCCGGGACATCTCGGAGCTGCCCAGGATACCAAAGATGAAGAGAGAAGGCAGCAGCGATGGGCGCGTGAACCCCGAACCCACTGGCAGCAGAGGCGCGGACATCCCCAACTCCTGCATCAACCGTCTGACAGGCCGGGAAGGCAGCAGCCAGCCTGCCCGAGGGGGCCGGGTCGAGAGCAAGCCCAGCGGCCGGGACTCCCAGGAACCCAAGACACACTCGGGCAGCAGCTCCTGCACCGGCGCCAGCACCAGCGGCCCCGGCTCCCACAGCAGCCTGGCTCCCTTCGGGCCATCTCGGGGCAAGGGCCTGGGCTCCTCCTTTGAAAGCTTCAGAATTAACATCCCCGGGAACACGGCACACGCCAGCAGGCTCCCCAACCCCGGCTTCTGCAACACCTTCAGGCCGGTGGACAACAAGGTCCAGCGGAAGGAGAACCCTTCACCCCTCTTCTCGATCAAGAAAACCAAGCAGATTAAAAGCGAAATCTATGACCCCTTTGATCCCACGGGGTCAGACTCGAGCTCCCCCGGCAGCAGCCCCGAGCGCCTGGGCGCGGGGCTGCTGCCCTCGGAGATCACCCGCACCATCTCTGTGGACAGCCCAAAGGTCTCGACCTTCCAGACCGTGCGCTGTGTGACCTCGTACACCGTAGAGAACGTCTTTGGGTCCGGCTCTGACCCGTCCGATGGGCCATCCTCCAGCCACCTCGAGCAGGTGGACaagctggaggaggaggaggaggaggaggaggaggaggatcagGCCGGGAGCAGTCCCTGTGCATCCAGCACTGTGCGGCGGCAGCTTTCCGAGAGGGAGCCAGGGGAGGCCGATGGGCGCGAGCGGCGAAGCACCTTCTTTGACATGGAGGAGCGGACCGTGACCTGCGTCACCATCGAGCCGGCCTCaccctctgaggaagaggaagaggaggaagaggaaagccGGCCACCAGCCACCACCCACAGAATCGTGGAGATCCGCTCCCCGTCTCGCTCACGCTCCAACTCAAGCTCGCGCAGCCACAAGAAAGCCAAGCGGAAAAAGGCTGCTGCTACCAAAGAGCGCCGGAAGACCCGGTCCCGCTCGCACTCTCTGTCCCGTGAAAGAAGCTCACGGTCTACCTCGTGGTCAGTGGAAGGAGACTGTGCCAAGAAGCACCGCTTCCAGGCCAAGCCGCGGAGGTCATCCAGTGACCGCTCCAGTAGCCGCGACCGTGGCCggaagaagagggataagggcaggggcaaggagaagaggaggggcCCGTGGTCCCGGGACCGCCGTAAGTCCCGCTCACACTCTGGGAGCCCCGGTGGCGGCAGCTCCTCCTATGAGGTTGGCGAGGGCCGCAAGAGGAGGCGGCGGCGGTCGAGCTCCCGGGGCCGTGGCCGAGAGGGCTCCCGCTCCAGCAGCCCAGAGAGAGCCCGCAGGCACAAGCGGCGCCGGCAGAAGGGCCTCGAGCGCTATGAGAAGAAGGACAGGAGCTCACGGCCCCGTGACAGAAGGGGCTCCCGCTCCCGCTCCCGTGAGAGGAGAGGGTGGAGGTCCCGCTCTCCGTCCGCTTCCAGGTCTAGGGAGCACAAGAGGGCCAGGTCCAGGGAGAAGAGGCCCCGCTCACGGTCCAGGTCTCGGGACAGGAAGCAGCCCGGCAAAGGCACATCTCCACCACCTCTGCCCCCTCCCCTGCCAGAAGAGCCCAAGGCCCCCGAGGAGAGTGTGGCCCCTGGGCAGCCAGCCCCAGACCAGGCCGGCCCTAGCCACGTGGATGGACCGCAGGCCGTCCCGGGCACCGAGGAGACGCTGCCGGAAGCCCCGGCCCCAGCCCAGGGCCCTGAAGAGATCGCAGCGGATGACCTCGACTACGGCGACATGGTGGAGGCAGAGCACATCTTTGACGACTTCTCCAGCGATGCCGTCTTCATCCAGCTGGACGACATGAGCTCCCCGCCTTCCCCAGAGAGCACAGACTCCTCCCCAGAGAGGGGTCTCCTGCTCCCCCTGCCTGTGCCCACAGGCAGCAGCCAGGGTAATCTGAGCCTCCGGGCAGCCCCCGCTCCCCAGCAGGAGGCCATTCCGGAGCCCCCCGCTCCCTCCGAGGGCCCCCCGCCGGAGGCCGCTCCCTCGCAGGGCGCCGTGGACAACCAGGCCGAGGAGGTTGCCGGCGAGGAGGTCGGCGAGGCTGCCGAGTCGGAAGCAGAAGTCATTTCCCAGATCCCCTCGCTAAAATCGAAAGCCTTGGTGAAGAGGGTGACGTGGAATCTACAGGAGGGGGAGGACAGCCTGGCAGGCCCAGAGCCCGGCCCAA GGCCGCCATTGTACAAGCTGCCGAGATCGCTGGAAGGGGCCTGGAAAGCCGAGGACCTGAACCCCAGCCTAAATCAGGTGCAGTCCCGTGAGCCTCCGCCCACCAATTACATGGTGGCTGAGCCCATGTTTCCTGACCTAGATTGCTCTCAG GTTTACAGCCCCAACATGCCTCTGACCCCGACTCTGCCCCCGAGCGTGCCTCCCTACGCCCCGGTCAGCCAGCCCACGGTCCAGTTCATCATGCAGGGCAGCCTGCCCCTCATGGGCTGCGGGCCGGGCCAGAGCCTGACCGCGGAGCCGGCCATGCTGGCGGCAGCCTCGGAGCCCGGCGGCCAGGCCCTGGCGGCGGGAGACTCGGATGAGAAGGCGGCCGTGGCCAAGCCCGTGGGGGGCGGCGTGGCCTCGGCCTCCGCGGCTGCCACCACCTCCACAGGGGAGAAGCCCACGAAGAATGAAGAG TACATGAAGAAGCTCCACGTGCAAGAGCGGGCAGTGGAGGAGGTGAAGCTGGCCATCAAGCCCTTCTACCAGAAGCGCGAGATCACCAAGGAGGAGTACAAGGACATCCTGCGCAAGGCCGTGCAGAag atctgTCACAGCAAGAGCGGAGAGATCAACCCCATGAAGGTGGCCAACCTGGTGAAGGCCTACGTGGAGAAATACAAGCACATGAGACGGCACCGCAAGGCCCTGGAGCCCGAGGAGGAGCCCCACGACGCGGAGAACTGA